The region TTTACAGGATTAACTGAACGATCATGTGGGTATGATGACTATTAAAGATCGCCAATGTTTGGAATTCCAATATGTCGAAGTAGGAGTAAAAGTGTAAATCTCCTACAGCTTCCTCTCAAGTCCATTGTCTCcctaatttaattaaactcaTTAATTACGTCAGTACCAGAACCTAGggtatgtacattgtacaggAGTATGTACAAAGATTTGATGGATAACTTTTATCATATGCTCGTTCTGGTTATGGATTGGGCCGTCTTTTGTGGGCCAAAATACGTTTATGCTTAAAAACTTATGACTCAAGTGGACTTGATTTTGTCGTTAATTAAATGCCCTACATTTCTATAGTTAGACGAGGTGGACCCATATCCTTCAAATTATCAAGCTCACAACatgaaagaagaaagaaatcaGATTGAATTGTCATCACTATTGAAACGGAAATAATCCTAATCTTCCTTCGGActctttcttttatttaactAAAGCACAGCACACTGAtggagaaaaattaattttctcacCAAATTTTTTCAGGTGCCGTAACACGCAAGGTGTCTACGACAAATgtattttcgagaatttgaaaattgagcGACCGGAATACGGCTACTACTGTCGTCCGAAGGTTCATGATTCACCGCGACCACGTCCACCACAACCAGAGAAACCCAATTATCCAGACACTCCACCGAGCCTACCCGACGACTATCCCAGACCGCCAGCTAAATATGGCTCTCGTTTCCATTTCGTTAACTAAATGGCGAATTGCGATGCAGTCCCAGATAGAGCGATGAGAATCGTGGAAGTGGAAACTTCAAACTTGTagcaatttttgatttgtaatgtcaaacaatggaaaatataaaattctatCCGAATATCAGTTAGTATGAGTTCGAGAGAATCGGAAAAGAATTGGATTGGACGATCGGATATTATTACATGTGCGTGCAGTGCAGTGGAATTTCCTGTTTTGAGAAAAGGTTTCGGCTAAGAATTTCGCGTTGGACAATTTTCATTCGTTTGGTAAAGTGCAATTCAGGTAAGAATTACACCACCAAGTTTTAAAATTCCGAGATGCTAGTGCCATATTAGGTGTCTCTGGAATTGAGCTTTAAAAATTCAGGGAACGTTTAAACAGAAACTTTCAATTATAATGGTCAAGCTCCAAATTACAGTTCGCCAGTATTGACCGTATTGACCTAAAGAAACGCAcaaatttccaatcaaaatcattatttctcactcaaattaaatataaaaatgcaaacacAGAAAACTTATTTTCTACTCATGATCGTCATCGGGCAATTGTTCCATTTGATAATAAAAACTGTTGTTCCTTTTctccaaaaaattgttatcctCTTTCGACAGAGGATGTCCTTGGTTCttcaatttcatcaaaatttcactctgaaaatatgaaaatgaaaaatttgagattttgaataaagttttGACAGAAGCAGCAGGTTCTATGCAAATGCACAACTATTGCAAGCAAGCAAAAGCAAAGAACTGAAACTTGAATGCACCAAACTTCGTACAGGTACAGATGAATCTCCTATTCTTAATGAGAAATCAGTTTACCTTTTTGGTTTCATATTCATCCACTGGAATCTTTTTCAAACGATACTCCTGATCGAGCCCCAAAAGTACCGATTCCATTTCGGTAGCATTTTGTTCGCCGaacatttttatcatttcgATTGTATTGAAAGAATTCGCAATAGCCTGTCGTATTGTCTGTAGATAAGGACATTACCATTAGCACCCTTTGCACCCAATCAAATCCATTTCAAATCATTTCGTTTATACCTTTCGCATTTGAGAGAAACTGCTGGTCAAAATCTCTGACGATTTGCTCATTCGATCAAGTGTTTCggtaaattcttttatttgatCGACGGTCTCCTCCTTCATCGAACTATATTCATCGTCAGTCAAGTCATTCCTAATCATAATCATCAAATCATAATTTCCTTAtcaataattaaattcatcATCGTTTGCAACGTACCTGCATTCCTCCAAATCACTCAGCTGCGAACACAGTCGACCTAATTGATTTTCCAAGTTCTGAATGAGTTGAGAATCTGCCGTGGAGGGCATATTTGTGGGACAATTAAATTTGACACGGTTTTAGCTGGAGAATCTTTACAGCTGcttccaaaacaaaacaaatcaaccgGACACAACTCACAGAAAAAGTTTCTTTGACATATTGTGTTTGACATTTGTGACATTTCTGATTTCAACATTTACAGTTCAAtggaataaattattttagcaCCAAGGATGTGTCTAGTTCGTAGGTTACGTACATTGAACATGTATTATATCAGATGGATAAAGTAAGGAATTTGTTCTCTCTTTATTCGTTCGTCAAGCGAGTCGCCACCAGGGTAaataaacatactgaaggtaacgcaaatccgCAAGAACTCAGATATTTTTGGACACAAGCtgaattcaatttgttatGTTGTAGTCATAGAGTTACACACGAGAGTCGGCGAGATGGcgcttttctatgaaaatgctACTTCTAAGGGTGTTGGAGTTTAGAACTGACATCACTACATGTAAATTCATTGATTCTTGTGGAAATATAATTCGACTAATATAACCGCACAGTCGTGTTGACTGTATACGAAGTAAGAATCGTAAGTGATTACAAGAACATAAACTATAGCTTAATAGGTAACAAATAGTATAATGAATTTACATGCAGTGATGTCAGTTCTAAACTCCAACATACTCCTCCCTTTGAAGTATTTATGGGACTAAATGCTTCGAAACCCTTgatcatacaaacaaatagaaaatttgaagtCAAcgaatagatcattgtcaatgtcgtttgagatgtcaaatgagctatcattttcacaaagctaaccacaatgttacacaaatttatatggagctgtcattgtttgaggttagctttgtgaaattgacaactcatttgacactattttgagagaagaacagttatttgacactgatctattactaaaacaaaaacacaaaaaacgtTTGAGCTGAACTAGCCGAGTCGACCCCGGTTTAGACTAGCCCGAACCCCTAAGAGAGTTCACCAGTAAATTTAAGCAAGAAACACAAAGCTTgacaatagaaaaattaatatATGAATGTTCTTGATCGAAGACTTTACCTTTAACTCAAAGCAACCATTGCCAGTAAAACATTAAAGAACGGCTTACAGTTTGAAAAGAATTCATATTAACTTTAAATCCgtgaaacaatattataaTCGAATCGATTTATCGCAGAATGGTAGAGCTAAATATATCAAAGTTTAATGAACAAATTCCCAATAACGAAGATGATGAATCGTCCTGTGAAAATGACTACTATGGATCATCGCCTTTGAAGCAGAAATCGTTATTCACAATCTCAGGAGTATTTATGGACTTTCTGTATTAAAAGGAGATTACAAGACGAATAATGCTTCTCCTTATTTTTTCAAGACAAACTTCAACGTCAATGCAAGACCGTTTGTATCTCGACAAAGAAAGAGCATgcaattgattgaaaatgtattcaatATTCCAAACATTGATTCCGTGTCTCGTGGTATAAATCTATACTCAAATCCGGATATACTAAATCGCCGTTGCAGTTCGTCTCATATTCGTCATTTTGATCAATCTGAATCTTTTGATAGTTTCGATCGTCGGCCTGTcggtttcattttctttttctttttagtacatcattttcacaatttctCTAACAGATATCTTCTCGGTCTCTGTCACATGGCCTTCATAACTGCTTCGATGATTCACCACGATCATGTGGACCAGTTGCGTTACCAAATGGGACAATTCAAGTGCGCCTTAGACATGGTATCAGGTTgggaaaatacattttctttgtCGCATACTTTGTCAGAGTTTCcacttttcaatttcatattCAGGGTTTATTTAACATTGGATAAATCGGTTCGAGTCACTAACAGTCGCCATCATATAACTATATCGTTGTCAAGTAATGGTTGCTCTGCTGCAATGATTCATCCTAATGGCAAAGTATATCAATATGGATCTTTAGTTGAAATAGTCGCTTATGATGGCAATGAGACCAATGATTATGTGTATGTATTCACAAAGGGGCCTTACAGATTTATGTGAAAGCCCAACTTATGCTTTTAAGTGTTTGTCAAGTTTAGCTTTTTCCCAGAACCTGAGGCAATATCTTAACATTTCgtagacggcaagcatatcttCAGTATAATCGAATCTGTTGCTTGATCTTGATTTGATGCACGGAGCTGTGATTTCAAtgattcaaacaaaatctttcacttcattcgttttaacatgatttttactatataaagcgGCGTTAACTAGAGTTTCTAttattttgtcgtcgttgtcgataacagatgatacaGCTGTACGCTTTGTCTGATGACTGAAtcttttgtaaagaaaaatgtagaatttCTGCTATTAAACATTGCAGGCGATACGCGAAAATGTGGCACAAGGGAATAAGTTTCACTCGAAATAATTGTGCTTTGGTTTACTTAATCGATCCTGCCGGCACCCGCACAACAAGTGATTCGTTCTCTAACATGCGATCCGATCACACTGTTCCAGTATTTCTCAAGTAAAATCCCAAAATTCCTTTTTATTAATAATCGTCTATTTCATTTAACTTACGATTAGTGAGTCAAGACACGGTCCCATGTATGCTAAGGACATTATATCTCTCCTACAAAAATCAACGTACTGGTGTTCAACGGATGGAGCCGAGGAGTTCCACATCAACGATTTTCGAATTATTCAAACGTCGGATGGTCTTGTTAAGTAAAGTCAATTAATTCTAGaaggaaacaaaattttaatctttccGCTTTGTAAAGGGTGATGCGCCCGAGTCATCAGTGGTTAATAAAGACAAGTTCCAGAAACAGTTCGGCCACACTCACTACTCCACAAATTCATTGTACTGCATcgttaaatcaaaattcacaTCTATTTGTACGGtaattacaaataatttttgggatAGACATTCGCATACAAGATACATGATTTTAGGCGTCTGGAGAAACGAATGCACTTTGATGGCAGTACCTTTGTGGTACGAAATGAAAGCCAATCGGCAGGTTTTGATGAAAGCGATCTGCTAAAAGTTTACTGAGTTAAACAGGCGTTCACACTCTGGAGAATGTTTGGTCTTCCGTTAACGTTTGCTTCAATTTaactagaaatattttttaatttaaatttggctTTAACTATGGGTAGGTATTATCGATGCTGTTTGTATTATCCGTAGCACCGATGCtaaatttttggatgtttcCATCTGTGTCAATATGTGCTTATgacaatatattttttctCTTCGATTTAACTTTCATTACCTTcgcaattcgatttttttaggattttgttttgtgtaaaCTTTTTGTGGTTTCGTTGACTTCAAGTATATCATCAGGTTGTAGAgtagaatctattacttcctctgattaagtattttcaacaaagtTAGGGTCTTATGTCAGAAAATCAGTTTTCTTGAGGaggaaagtgattttttactcttttcctcaaaaacacacataaaatgaacaaaatcgGCAGGCAAAGGATTAGTTTTATGATACGATTTTTTACGATAACAGATTACCATATTTTTAGGAATGACATTCAGGGTTTAGAGGTTCTTTAGAGGTATTTTGAGATTATGCGTCATCAGTTCGAACTTCCGTTTAATTCGTTTCCGTCGTCCTGAACGACACTTTTATTTATAATGACGCATGCACTTTCATTGATAACGCATGTGCAGAAATtggacatttttcaaaaagatcaCAAAAGATGTGCAGAAGTAGGGAAGATTAGAATATCATTGGAATTATTGGCCATATTCAACTCAAAATGAAACTCGAATATCTCGAAGAAGTCTGAGAAATTTCGTTGGACACAAGCTTCTTGTTCGTGTTGGTTTGTCTTCGGTATATTTGAATTCGATAACTGGGTTGGCATCAGTCCatcatttgatatattttttgtattttcggacAATGCTCGTGAAACAAtatgttgatttttcttcggTTATTTACTTTGCCTTTACCTTGAATCAAAAGTAGATTGTGCACTTTTTTCGAGGTATTAGGTGACGGAAACGTTGAGCAATGGTTCATTATTGTCATCAAATCTTACTACTTTTATAAAAAGGACTTCAGGTTTTTTTGAtgcagaatcttttacttcattcgttttaacatacttacttttaattattttaagaccTCATGCTAGTACCATTGCTAACAGATGTTTAGGCGTTTCTCCAAACCAGTAAGTAAACTACGTAATATACTAGGGATGCCCAAAGCTCACGCGATTTTTCATTACACGTATAAATTCGGATAACCAAAGAAACTAATTCCCCATCTGACATGACGTATAATGTACAACTTGCGCGAACGTACCTTGCGAGTCCCATTAACGCTGACCAAAGCTCATTAAGTCTTCTCACCGCTATATTATGCAAATGTTGTATACCTTTAATGAAATCGTTATCTTGATTTATGTAATTTGCATGTCGCCCACGATTGATTTAAGAACAACCCCACTTCtgtgtatatataaaaattgtaagaaaaaaaaaacaaaacatgaaAGTAGAAGGGGAagatgtaaattttattaagtCCAATCCACCTACATTTACTCAACGGCAACGAATAAATAaactattttcttttcatttatatttttatgtaCAACCACCGCCGCCATTCTAGTAACAACGGTATTTCTATAAACTTTCCACTTTGAATATTACATATATCTCAAAACCACTTTTCAGTTCGTGCTACGTTGACAAATAGACTGTTTGATAAACGAACAATattgaaagaaacaaaacaattacGCGACTGCTTCCATTATTCACGAATGTGTGAATAGAACTTCCGGTGTCCGTTGCATTGCAACATTGCGACGCGAAACCTATCACCTTCGGATAGTAATCATTCCAAAATTGCATTGCGTTATAGTTCAGCGATGTAGAATCGCTCATATTAAATGACCGATCGATTATTAGAACACCCTGCTGTGCGGGTGTGAATGGATCCCATTTTATGTACACGCCGAGTTTTGATGGTTCTGTGTATTTAGCAAAATTTGACCACAATGTCATGATAATGTCCGATAGTCGCTTGTCGGCATTGTCCCATTGGGTTTGATTTTCCAATTGTATCCAATAAGGTAGACCCCAAACGAATATCTGATCGTATCGATGTGGCACGCCAGCCCATTGTGGTAAACCTTCGTTAGCCGCAGTTGTTTTAGGCTTAATGTCGAACTTGTAGACGTATGTTTCCGACATTTTACTCATGTGTGTCGCTAGAAGTATGGTCGGTGCGGCAAAATTTCGCTCAGTGTTGAAGTCAGTGAATCGTTTTCGTAACTCAATAGGATCTGTAACTGGCGGATATGGTCGATAGACAAAATTTACAGCGTCCAGTACCGCTTGATTGTTGGTACCACAAGATTCGTTTGATTCGAGTGATGAAATCCCGTTCATCACTATATCTTCGATGAATGAGTCATACATTTCACTGGCAATGCCATCGTTCATCACTTCGCCCATTGACACGTCCAGACTGTCCTCCATATCAGTAAATCCTATCAAAACTGGTACTTTCAACATTTTGCCACGTTCGAAAAGTGTCCGTGGATCGTCCGAAACGAATGGTGTCGTTATATTGCTGAGACCTGAGAATCAGTTAATTTTAGAATAATAAACAGCACATGAAGAAGATATGTCAGCAATAAGACCTTCATCGATAACTGGGCCCCAATCCATGACTGGGCTGTTTTCCATTAATATTTGGGCATCAACCCTCCGTAAACAGCCTAATAAGTCAGCAGTGGGACGGCGAAAACATCCGAAAGCAGATGATATCTGATCCAGCGATCCGGCGTATGTTCTAGGCTCACGAACCGATGTCGCACTTAATGATGTTCCTGACATGATGATTGCCTTGTGAAATAAATCGGTAGACCAGTCACCTGATGTTAAATGTAAACTTGCACTTATTGCACCAGAGCCATGACCCATTATTGTGATCTAGAATTGAGAAAGTTAATGAGAACATTATTATGACTGTGAAACTATCACTTAGATTTTCTCCCTTTGTACAAGAAAGGGCAATCGAATTTCAGCCTGGTTATTAGTGTTTATACGGCGAAAATTTGATTGCCCAGCCCATTCCTAAAACACCAAAACAATCTTCTCGAGAATATTATTGAGGCTAGTGATTAGATGGATtgattttccaataattttctttataacATCTGGATGAATTGGTAAAAGTCTACGTACCGATTTATCATTCCCTCCAAAAAGTTTTATATTCCGATTAACCCACAACATAGCTGCTGATTGATCCATAAGTCCGAAATTTCCAGGCGCTACAAAGTCCATGCTCGTAAAGAAACCGAATATACCCAAACGGTAAGCGACGGTGACCACCAATAGCTTTTGTTTGAAAACCAAGTGGAACGGGCTCAGTTCCGAGGCATTTCCGACCGTAAAATCTCCCGAATGTAACCAAACAATTACAGCATAGCCCTCTGGAGGAGGGGGAGCTGCAAAGGtagaattttatatttcttcGGTGTAATTGAATTGGATAAATATAGTTTCtgattcatttaaataattacGACTATTGGCAAGCAGATTCTTTTTTTACACCGAGACACCGAGATTCGGGATGTAAGCCCCATTTAtaacttgattttatttaagttttgaaAGATAGAATATATTGGGAGGAAAAATCGCTTTGTCGCTGATTTCCAAACaagagacttttttttaaagataacATTAGTTTAgatcattatttattttagtaGTTGTAGTGGATAGCAGGTGATAATGTAGAGTCTACATTGTACAGCCGCACATGAAATAACTTTGATATCTAACTggcaatttatcaaaaatttcgtcagCACCTTGTCACTTTAAGTCAAGTCAATATGTTTTAAGTTTAACCACATTATTGTTGAATAGTTCCCATTCTCTTGGAAATTCACTCGcaaagtaaataaatgaaacaaatttttcgatgtaaATAATTGTGGCATTGCGTTTTAATCAAAGCTTCAAATCggacaatattttctttttatgacATATTGCTTTACATTCTGGAAGTTACCGGCATCGAGTTACTCTCTCTATATATGTGACAGgtgaatataaaaaataatgtgGAATTGTTACGTGAAACTGACGATTGACGCTGCTGCTCGTACATATATACCATACAGTGTACACATTCCtgatgaataatttattagtAGTTTTTgcgtcgattttttttgtatatttttc is a window of Bradysia coprophila strain Holo2 unplaced genomic scaffold, BU_Bcop_v1 contig_350, whole genome shotgun sequence DNA encoding:
- the LOC119080798 gene encoding protein LZIC-like, which translates into the protein MPSTADSQLIQNLENQLGRLCSQLSDLEECRNDLTDDEYSSMKEETVDQIKEFTETLDRMSKSSEILTSSFSQMRKTIRQAIANSFNTIEMIKMFGEQNATEMESVLLGLDQEYRLKKIPVDEYETKKSEILMKLKNQGHPLSKEDNNFLEKRNNSFYYQMEQLPDDDHE
- the LOC119080738 gene encoding uncharacterized protein LOC119080738: MVELNISKFNEQIPNNEDDESSCENDYYGSSPLKQKSLFTISGTNFNVNARPFVSRQRKSMQLIENVFNIPNIDSVSRGINLYSNPDILNRRCSSSHIRHFDQSESFDSFDRRPISSRSLSHGLHNCFDDSPRSCGPVALPNGTIQVRLRHGIRVYLTLDKSVRVTNSRHHITISLSSNGCSAAMIHPNGKVYQYGSLVEIVAYDGNETNDYVRYAKMWHKGISFTRNNCALVYLIDPAGTRTTSDSFSNMRSDHTVPVFLNESRHGPMYAKDIISLLQKSTYWCSTDGAEEFHINDFRIIQTSDGLVKVMRPSHQWLIKTSSRNSSATLTTPQIHCTASLNQNSHLFVRRLEKRMHFDGSTFVVRNESQSAGFDESDLLKVY
- the LOC119080696 gene encoding acetylcholinesterase gives rise to the protein MNLEKMCVKIVCILTMQLTVGVIGAREPPTVSIPGQGTLMGMYMKMFRIQRIVAYLGIPYAQPPVNEKRFMPPLVDNLAAWDGVRNATTYPPECWSDVRKPLKQHDEAFMRLIGSPKRKDTSQYDEDCLFLNIYIPDAPPPPEGYAVIVWLHSGDFTVGNASELSPFHLVFKQKLLVVTVAYRLGIFGFFTSMDFVAPGNFGLMDQSAAMLWVNRNIKLFGGNDKSITIMGHGSGAISASLHLTSGDWSTDLFHKAIIMSGTSLSATSVREPRTYAGSLDQISSAFGCFRRPTADLLGCLRRVDAQILMENSPVMDWGPVIDEGLSNITTPFVSDDPRTLFERGKMLKVPVLIGFTDMEDSLDVSMGEVMNDGIASEMYDSFIEDIVMNGISSLESNESCGTNNQAVLDAVNFVYRPYPPVTDPIELRKRFTDFNTERNFAAPTILLATHMSKMSETYVYKFDIKPKTTAANEGLPQWAGVPHRYDQIFVWGLPYWIQLENQTQWDNADKRLSDIIMTLWSNFAKYTEPSKLGVYIKWDPFTPAQQGVLIIDRSFNMSDSTSLNYNAMQFWNDYYPKVIGFASQCCNATDTGSSIHTFVNNGSSRVIVLFLSILFVYQTVYLST